In a single window of the Ignavibacteria bacterium genome:
- a CDS encoding amidohydrolase, whose product MKNKTPSPVSALYINAKVWQPDGIFTECFGVNSGHFDFTGSNKEADTLKKNYKKIIDLNGKTVLPGLTDGHLHLVNGGIMMKRLDCSLISSVTELKDAINDYTSRNKVSWVIGGNLDLNKVFTGHDTTRGNIIDDIFSELPLYITNYDYHSAICNSKALALAGIDVNDNNLPKDEIEISSTGKFTGFVTEGTMYRVYNTITPPSLNVKCDAVYDCIKMLHSYGITSVGDITLPEDIDVYVNLYKQGRLNIRINSYIPFDEFDNLQYFLDKTAEIDKDYFSIKGFKAFWDGALGSETALFTRNYKGRDHNGYTTEIVRSGRIYELAQKIDAAGMQMIIHAIGDKAVSEVLELYAGLPNTKKLRHRVEHAQHIQPEDMEKFGKYGIIASVQPLHLKYDARTVFEKIPAKLIPFTHNYFHILKSGGVMNFGTDFPIVEADPFENIRLAVTRNTEHGEFTPEHSIPLQECLRAYTINNAFASHNEYAAGSITKGKVADFIVLNEDIFEMEDETISTIKVLETYVGGKSVY is encoded by the coding sequence ATGAAAAATAAAACTCCCTCCCCTGTTTCAGCCTTATATATAAATGCGAAAGTATGGCAGCCCGATGGTATATTCACCGAATGCTTTGGTGTGAACAGCGGGCATTTCGATTTTACCGGTTCAAATAAAGAAGCTGATACCCTTAAGAAAAATTATAAAAAAATTATCGATCTTAACGGGAAAACTGTGTTACCAGGATTAACTGACGGCCACCTTCACCTGGTTAACGGCGGTATAATGATGAAAAGGCTGGATTGCTCCCTGATCAGTTCAGTAACAGAGCTAAAGGATGCAATTAACGATTATACCAGCAGAAATAAAGTAAGCTGGGTTATTGGGGGAAACCTGGACCTTAACAAAGTTTTCACCGGACATGATACAACCCGGGGAAATATCATTGATGATATATTCAGTGAGCTGCCTTTATATATTACAAATTACGACTATCACTCAGCAATTTGCAACAGCAAAGCCTTGGCTTTGGCCGGCATTGACGTGAACGATAACAATTTGCCGAAAGATGAAATTGAAATTTCATCAACGGGGAAATTTACCGGCTTTGTTACAGAAGGTACAATGTACAGGGTTTATAATACCATTACTCCGCCTTCACTCAATGTTAAATGTGATGCGGTATATGACTGCATAAAGATGCTGCATTCATATGGCATTACTTCAGTAGGTGATATTACTTTACCCGAAGATATTGATGTTTATGTAAATCTGTACAAACAGGGCAGACTGAATATAAGGATAAACTCCTACATTCCGTTTGATGAATTTGATAACCTGCAGTATTTCCTGGATAAAACAGCAGAAATAGATAAAGATTACTTTTCCATTAAAGGATTTAAAGCTTTCTGGGATGGGGCTCTTGGTTCAGAAACCGCGCTGTTCACCCGTAACTACAAAGGCAGAGATCATAACGGATATACGACGGAAATTGTCAGATCGGGAAGGATCTATGAACTTGCCCAAAAAATAGATGCAGCAGGTATGCAGATGATAATTCACGCAATAGGTGATAAAGCAGTAAGTGAAGTACTTGAGTTATATGCGGGGCTGCCAAATACTAAAAAGCTGCGGCACAGAGTTGAACACGCACAGCATATTCAACCGGAGGATATGGAAAAATTCGGGAAGTATGGAATAATCGCATCGGTGCAGCCATTGCACCTTAAATATGATGCCCGTACTGTTTTTGAGAAGATTCCTGCGAAATTGATCCCGTTTACACATAATTACTTTCATATATTAAAATCCGGCGGGGTAATGAATTTCGGCACTGATTTCCCAATAGTTGAAGCTGACCCGTTTGAAAACATAAGGCTTGCGGTAACCCGTAATACGGAGCATGGAGAATTCACTCCTGAACACAGTATACCGCTTCAAGAATGCCTGCGTGCATATACTATCAACAATGCTTTTGCAAGCCATAATGAATATGCCGCTGGGAGTATAACAAAAGGAAAAGTTGCTGATTTTATAGTCTTAAATGAGGATATTTTTGAAATGGAAGATGAAACTATAAGTACAATTAAAGTTTTGGAAACGTATGTTGGGGGTAAATCCGTTTACTAA
- a CDS encoding RNA methyltransferase produces the protein MRKLTHEEVGKKRISLDETRTIKRHPIYAVADNIRSIYNVGSIFRTSDAALIEKLYLTGYTPYPPRQEIEKVALGATEAVPWEYVRDPVEAVKKIKENGIKIVPLEITNNSRNYSEIEAGDFPLCLVLGNELTGVSNEIIEMADFSIEIPQYGFKHSINVSVAYGIAVMELVRKCHHHKILV, from the coding sequence ATGAGAAAACTTACACACGAAGAAGTTGGGAAAAAACGAATTTCTCTAGATGAAACAAGGACAATTAAAAGGCATCCGATATATGCGGTGGCTGATAATATCCGCAGCATTTATAATGTCGGTTCCATTTTCCGCACAAGCGATGCAGCGCTTATCGAGAAGCTTTATTTAACCGGGTATACTCCATACCCCCCACGTCAGGAAATTGAAAAAGTCGCGCTTGGTGCAACAGAAGCTGTGCCATGGGAATATGTAAGAGATCCTGTTGAAGCAGTAAAAAAGATAAAGGAAAATGGAATTAAGATAGTTCCTCTTGAAATTACAAATAACAGCAGGAATTATTCAGAAATAGAAGCAGGTGACTTCCCGTTATGCCTGGTTTTGGGAAATGAACTTACAGGCGTATCTAATGAAATCATTGAAATGGCAGATTTTTCAATTGAGATACCTCAATACGGCTTTAAGCATTCAATTAATGTATCTGTTGCATATGGTATCGCTGTAATGGAGCTGGTAAGGAAGTGTCATCATCATAAGATTTTAGTCTAG
- a CDS encoding L,D-transpeptidase family protein, translating to MLKKSSKFKFFSIFTVIILAGLLYTQADYGQEANKSTKITEPEVITNTSNVKGYQKVTLPIEDVENIDAQIEDYLFDLWPIMSDEEIEAIKGSKDISKKLVNDTLGHVEFSLTINVPEHYLDPAPTMLWELNIPEFTSRIYQIYNSDTILITIWPNVVGAPSTKTYTGYYNIFRLRNWPTWKDPESDPLEPGTPPGPGNPLGLFAAHYDENSLRYFHGTNKNGLLKNEYRALSHGCVRNDNGNIDKMKKFIVKKMVTSQDLSFWANSKKSMMYNFTEEEKQKFPVRIKYKTFEIGTDSYGDYIIFFKDVYGYARGNRWSKFDREELMIFSTVENIVAEYKAEHKPNQFQLSDDKLIPIVESLISDHKDYEKYYFADLLQGSQTK from the coding sequence ATGTTAAAAAAGTCTTCAAAATTTAAGTTTTTCAGCATTTTTACGGTAATTATACTGGCAGGGCTTCTGTATACACAGGCTGATTACGGCCAGGAAGCCAATAAGTCCACAAAGATCACTGAACCGGAAGTAATTACAAACACTTCAAATGTTAAAGGTTATCAAAAAGTAACCCTGCCTATAGAAGATGTTGAAAACATCGATGCGCAGATTGAAGACTATTTGTTCGATCTCTGGCCTATAATGAGCGATGAAGAGATAGAAGCTATTAAAGGCAGCAAGGATATTTCCAAAAAGCTTGTTAACGATACATTGGGACATGTTGAGTTCAGCTTAACAATTAATGTGCCTGAGCATTACCTCGATCCAGCACCAACGATGCTGTGGGAGCTTAACATCCCCGAATTTACATCACGTATTTACCAGATATATAATAGCGATACAATATTAATAACAATCTGGCCAAATGTGGTTGGCGCACCTTCAACCAAAACCTATACCGGCTATTATAATATTTTCAGGCTTCGCAACTGGCCAACATGGAAGGACCCCGAAAGCGACCCGCTTGAACCGGGAACTCCGCCCGGACCGGGCAACCCGCTGGGTTTATTTGCCGCGCACTATGATGAGAACTCACTGCGCTATTTCCACGGCACAAATAAAAACGGACTGCTTAAGAATGAATACCGCGCTCTTTCTCATGGCTGTGTAAGGAATGATAACGGCAATATTGATAAGATGAAGAAGTTCATAGTGAAGAAAATGGTCACAAGCCAGGACCTCAGCTTTTGGGCTAACAGCAAAAAATCCATGATGTATAACTTCACCGAAGAAGAAAAACAGAAATTCCCGGTAAGGATAAAGTATAAAACTTTTGAGATAGGCACTGATTCATACGGTGATTATATTATTTTCTTTAAGGATGTTTACGGCTATGCCCGCGGAAACCGCTGGAGCAAGTTTGACAGGGAAGAACTTATGATATTTTCTACTGTTGAAAATATTGTTGCAGAATATAAAGCAGAACATAAACCAAACCAATTCCAGCTAAGTGATGATAAACTAATACCAATTGTTGAAAGCCTGATCTCAGATCACAAGGATTACGAAAAATACTATTTTGCTGATCTTCTTCAGGGTTCACAGACAAAATAA
- a CDS encoding YkgJ family cysteine cluster protein has protein sequence MPDYKQKFYDVTSLIQQEFDRNMELYGEKIQCRKGCSKCCSQIFHITLIDAYIIKEHIRSLPLKRREELQQKARDYLTNLPLTGGEKEHTAGMFAEGVISSDHPGSSSHPSLKKEGSNNLPCPALGTEGECTIYEARPVICRRFGMPIYDYKNPKNVHACELNFSDGDEITDELLVPNQTEIGMKWDELKEEFNNEQNNLTSDHPALHAPLLGKEGTKAVEIKGTTIAVAIAGA, from the coding sequence ATGCCGGACTATAAACAAAAATTCTATGATGTTACCTCGCTGATACAGCAGGAATTTGACCGCAATATGGAGCTTTACGGCGAAAAGATCCAGTGCCGCAAAGGCTGCAGCAAATGCTGCTCGCAGATTTTTCATATCACTTTAATTGACGCTTATATTATTAAGGAGCACATCCGGTCACTGCCGCTAAAGCGGCGTGAAGAACTTCAGCAAAAGGCCAGGGATTATTTAACAAATCTCCCCCTGACAGGGGGAGAAAAAGAACATACCGCAGGTATGTTCGCAGAGGGGGTAATTAGTTCAGACCACCCCGGCTCTTCGAGCCACCCCTCCTTAAAAAAGGAGGGGAGCAATAATCTCCCCTGCCCCGCTCTTGGCACCGAAGGCGAATGTACAATCTACGAAGCACGCCCTGTAATTTGCCGCAGATTTGGAATGCCGATTTATGATTATAAAAATCCCAAAAACGTACATGCATGCGAGCTGAACTTTTCAGATGGCGATGAGATAACAGATGAATTGCTTGTACCGAATCAGACTGAAATCGGCATGAAGTGGGATGAGTTGAAAGAGGAGTTTAACAATGAACAAAATAATTTAACTTCAGACCACCCCGCCCTGCATGCACCTCTCCTTGGTAAGGAGGGGACAAAAGCTGTTGAAATCAAAGGCACAACCATTGCTGTGGCAATAGCAGGTGCGTAA
- a CDS encoding type II toxin-antitoxin system RelE/ParE family toxin yields MAQVIWTKKALSQLERSVKYIVEEQGPSYAEIVLNKILTATRNLSDFPKMGQAEPFLSHKKFEYRYVVAWSYKIVYRIKGTKVTISRIFHTSQDPKQILS; encoded by the coding sequence ATGGCTCAGGTAATATGGACTAAAAAAGCTTTATCTCAGCTTGAAAGATCAGTAAAGTATATTGTGGAAGAACAAGGTCCTTCTTACGCTGAAATTGTTTTGAATAAAATTCTCACAGCCACAAGAAATCTAAGCGATTTTCCGAAAATGGGTCAAGCTGAACCCTTTTTATCACACAAGAAATTTGAATACAGGTATGTTGTTGCGTGGAGTTATAAAATTGTATACAGAATAAAGGGTACAAAAGTTACAATATCGAGAATATTCCATACTTCACAAGACCCCAAACAAATTCTTTCCTGA
- a CDS encoding oligosaccharide flippase family protein, which produces MLDKIKSLSKQTLIYGTSTIIGRFLNFILVPFYTNVFPPAEYGVVAVVFAYIAFLNIVYSFGFEAGYFRFASAKEVGDEKQNFTHPFFLITINSLIISGLILIFHSSIAALIGVKDESIVIYSAFILFFDALALIPFAYLRLKNKAKVFASIKLINITVNVTLNLVLILIFKFGLEAVFISNLAASLVTLLILLPNILKNISFSYHRQLFNELWKFSIPYLPAALASMVVQTLNIIILRYLVDVKTVGIYNANYKLGIFMMLIVSMFEYAWRPFFLNNAKDPNAKALFARILTLFTGGASVVLILLTFTIQDIVKIPLPFKGYIIGPGYWSGVVIVPIVLFAYLFLGIYTNLIAGIYIEKKTKYLPLITGLGAVLNIASAFLLIPVLGITGGAVSTLISYIAMAVYIYIVSQKFYPVQYQINKVLLILAIDTAAIAVFFYTFGGLDLIYRIIFAAVLAGAVISIAELYKVKRVFKANNK; this is translated from the coding sequence ATGCTCGATAAAATTAAAAGTCTTTCCAAACAAACCCTGATATACGGCACAAGCACTATTATTGGCCGCTTTCTGAATTTTATTCTCGTACCGTTTTATACCAATGTTTTTCCGCCGGCGGAATACGGCGTTGTTGCCGTAGTGTTTGCCTACATTGCATTCCTTAATATCGTGTATTCTTTCGGATTCGAAGCCGGCTATTTCCGTTTCGCTTCTGCCAAAGAAGTTGGCGATGAAAAGCAAAACTTCACACACCCGTTTTTTCTCATCACAATAAACAGCCTCATAATATCGGGTCTAATACTTATCTTCCACAGCAGCATAGCTGCATTGATAGGGGTTAAGGATGAATCCATTGTTATATACTCAGCGTTCATTTTATTCTTTGATGCGCTTGCGCTGATACCTTTTGCATACCTCAGGCTTAAAAATAAAGCAAAGGTATTCGCTTCTATTAAACTTATAAATATTACAGTAAATGTAACCCTGAATCTTGTACTTATACTTATATTTAAATTCGGGCTCGAAGCTGTATTCATAAGTAACCTCGCTGCATCGCTGGTTACCCTGCTTATACTGCTTCCTAATATATTAAAGAACATTTCATTCAGTTATCACAGGCAGCTGTTCAATGAGCTTTGGAAATTCTCTATACCTTACCTGCCCGCTGCGCTTGCATCAATGGTGGTGCAGACCCTTAATATCATTATTCTGCGATACCTTGTTGATGTCAAAACAGTGGGAATCTATAACGCTAACTATAAGCTTGGCATTTTTATGATGCTAATTGTATCAATGTTCGAATATGCATGGCGGCCTTTCTTTTTGAATAATGCCAAAGACCCCAATGCCAAAGCGCTCTTTGCAAGGATCCTTACACTGTTTACCGGCGGAGCTTCGGTGGTTTTGATACTGCTTACATTCACGATCCAGGATATTGTGAAAATCCCGCTGCCATTTAAAGGGTATATTATTGGACCCGGTTACTGGAGCGGTGTTGTAATTGTGCCGATAGTGCTTTTTGCATATTTATTCCTCGGTATTTATACCAATCTTATTGCTGGAATTTACATTGAAAAGAAAACCAAGTACCTGCCGTTAATTACGGGATTAGGCGCGGTGCTGAATATCGCTTCAGCCTTTTTGCTTATCCCTGTTTTGGGAATAACCGGCGGTGCGGTATCAACACTTATCAGCTACATTGCAATGGCAGTGTATATCTATATAGTATCGCAAAAATTCTACCCGGTACAGTATCAAATCAACAAGGTTTTGCTGATACTTGCTATAGATACCGCGGCAATAGCAGTGTTCTTTTACACCTTCGGTGGACTTGATCTTATTTACAGGATAATTTTTGCGGCAGTTCTGGCAGGCGCGGTTATATCAATAGCAGAATTGTATAAGGTGAAAAGAGTTTTTAAAGCAAATAACAAATAA
- a CDS encoding transposase, which produces MSTNLFFFTATILEWKHLLKNDEYKEIITHSMKFLVKDERVKIYAFVIMPNHIHLVWRIHEPHLLQNVQRDFLKFTAQKMKAKLVTENPENLESYRVNAKDREFQFWERDPLSVELLSLNVIKQKIDYIHSNPIHPKWNLAQTIVDYKYSSARFYYEGIDDFGFLSNLGAEYV; this is translated from the coding sequence ATGTCAACAAATCTCTTTTTCTTTACTGCCACAATTCTTGAATGGAAACATCTATTAAAAAACGATGAATATAAGGAGATTATCACCCACAGCATGAAATTTCTTGTCAAAGATGAAAGAGTAAAGATCTATGCTTTTGTTATTATGCCGAATCATATCCATCTTGTCTGGCGGATCCATGAACCTCATTTACTACAAAATGTTCAAAGAGATTTTCTCAAATTTACTGCGCAAAAGATGAAAGCAAAGCTTGTAACAGAAAACCCTGAAAATTTGGAATCTTATAGGGTCAATGCGAAGGACAGGGAGTTTCAATTCTGGGAAAGAGATCCACTATCAGTTGAGCTGTTAAGTCTAAATGTGATTAAACAAAAGATCGATTACATCCATTCTAATCCAATTCATCCCAAGTGGAATCTTGCACAGACGATAGTTGATTATAAGTATTCGTCAGCTCGGTTTTACTATGAAGGTATAGATGATTTTGGTTTCTTGAGCAATCTTGGTGCAGAATATGTTTAA
- the nadC gene encoding carboxylating nicotinate-nucleotide diphosphorylase, with the protein MELKQYYKINAGEIETKIKQALAEDKITRDVTTELLLSGKPGNSRLKAVLLCKQECILAGIEIFKQTYRLIDKNVRFIDFAKDGQFIKKGKKVLELTASRSVLLRGERTALNFLQRMSGIASMTNFFVTKLKDKNAKILHTRKTTPNFRVFEAAAVKTGGGDFHRLNLGSAVMIKDNHIEALGGMANTIDFLLRKNIPYRLKQKFEIEVKTMNELELVIKFGRGIIEIVMLDNFKPAQLKKAIELLKANKFKIELSGGINASNFAKYQQKGVDFYSLGALTHSYKSCDFSLEF; encoded by the coding sequence ATGGAATTAAAGCAGTATTACAAAATTAATGCCGGTGAAATTGAGACAAAAATAAAACAAGCGCTGGCTGAAGATAAAATAACCCGCGATGTTACAACAGAGCTTTTGCTTTCCGGTAAACCGGGTAACAGCAGGCTTAAAGCGGTTTTGCTTTGTAAGCAGGAGTGTATCTTAGCAGGTATTGAAATATTCAAACAAACATACAGGCTGATAGATAAAAATGTCAGGTTCATAGATTTTGCCAAAGACGGGCAGTTTATAAAAAAAGGGAAGAAGGTTCTGGAATTGACCGCAAGCAGGAGCGTTTTGCTGCGGGGTGAGCGTACCGCTTTGAATTTCCTTCAGCGAATGAGCGGTATTGCATCAATGACGAACTTTTTTGTAACGAAACTGAAAGATAAAAACGCAAAGATACTTCACACCAGAAAAACCACACCAAACTTCAGGGTTTTTGAAGCTGCTGCGGTTAAAACCGGCGGCGGTGATTTCCACAGGCTGAATTTAGGCTCAGCTGTAATGATTAAAGATAACCACATTGAAGCGCTTGGCGGAATGGCGAACACAATTGACTTCCTGCTGCGTAAAAATATTCCATACAGGCTGAAACAAAAATTTGAGATCGAAGTAAAAACAATGAATGAGCTTGAATTGGTAATAAAATTTGGCAGGGGAATCATAGAAATTGTAATGCTGGATAATTTCAAGCCTGCACAGCTTAAAAAGGCTATAGAGTTGCTTAAGGCAAATAAGTTTAAAATTGAGCTTTCCGGGGGCATAAATGCTTCAAATTTTGCAAAATATCAGCAAAAAGGGGTCGATTTTTATTCTCTGGGCGCTTTAACACATTCATACAAAAGCTGTGACTTTTCGCTCGAATTTTAA